The Thalassotalea psychrophila genome window below encodes:
- the uvrD gene encoding DNA helicase II produces the protein MDVSELLDSLNDKQRDAVAAPSKNMLVLAGAGSGKTRVLVHRIAWLVQVEQISPHSILSVTFTNKAAAEMRGRVEQSIGGNIHGMWVGTFHGLAHRLLRMHFQEAKLPQTFQVLDSDDQLRMIKRVVRSLQLDEKKWPAKQAMYYINGKKDEGLRPQHIDCQFDPTEQTFVKIYQTYQETCDRAGLVDFAELLLRAHELWLNNPILLEHYQQRFTRILVDEFQDTNAIQYAWLNMLGKKHGNVMIVGDDDQSIYGWRGAKIENIQRFVKDFDAETIRLEQNYRSTANILNAANALITNNNNRLGKDLWTEDDAGETISLYTAFNEIDEARFISGRIKQWLEDGNSLDDVALLYRSNAQSRLLEEALLQARLPYRIYGGLRFFERQEIKDALAYLRLINNRNDDASFERIINTPTRGIGNKALTLIRDCARSQGSTLWDACIYMIEQNELAGRSAKSIKAFVELILQLEDDSTNLNLDQQANHVIQHSGLKAMYQAEKGERAAARIENLNELVTACSTYEVDPEVEEELTPLTAFLTHASLEAGESQADEYESAVQLMTLHSAKGLEFPLVFIVGMEEGMFPSQQSAEDIVRLEEERRLCYVGMTRAMKKLYLTHAESRRLYGQEKYHRQSRFLKEIPDKFIDEIRMKNQVAKPKTTGRFSNTITMETFENTGFKLGQRVMHQKFGEGVVLNFEGTGAQSRVQVNFEAHGTKWLVVAYARLEAI, from the coding sequence ATGGATGTTTCAGAATTACTCGACTCTTTAAATGATAAACAACGTGATGCTGTTGCTGCACCTTCTAAAAATATGTTGGTACTTGCAGGTGCCGGCTCAGGTAAAACTCGAGTGTTGGTACATCGCATTGCCTGGCTTGTGCAAGTTGAGCAAATTTCTCCACATAGTATTCTTTCTGTAACTTTCACCAATAAAGCTGCAGCAGAAATGCGTGGTCGTGTTGAACAATCTATTGGCGGCAATATTCATGGCATGTGGGTTGGTACTTTCCATGGGTTGGCACACCGTTTATTAAGAATGCATTTTCAAGAAGCAAAACTGCCGCAAACATTTCAAGTGTTAGATTCTGATGATCAATTACGCATGATCAAACGTGTAGTTCGATCGCTGCAACTTGATGAGAAAAAATGGCCTGCTAAACAAGCTATGTATTATATCAATGGTAAAAAAGATGAAGGCTTAAGGCCGCAACATATTGATTGTCAGTTTGATCCAACCGAGCAAACTTTTGTAAAAATTTATCAAACCTACCAAGAGACTTGTGATCGTGCTGGCTTGGTCGATTTCGCTGAGCTGTTATTACGCGCGCACGAACTTTGGTTAAATAATCCAATATTATTAGAGCATTACCAACAACGTTTCACTCGTATACTCGTAGACGAATTTCAAGATACTAATGCTATCCAATATGCTTGGCTAAATATGCTCGGTAAAAAGCACGGTAACGTGATGATTGTTGGTGATGATGATCAGTCTATTTACGGCTGGCGCGGTGCAAAAATTGAAAACATTCAACGCTTTGTGAAAGACTTTGATGCTGAAACAATTCGCTTAGAACAAAATTATCGTTCAACCGCTAATATCCTAAATGCTGCTAATGCGTTAATTACCAATAACAATAACCGATTAGGCAAGGATTTATGGACTGAAGATGATGCCGGTGAAACTATTTCGTTGTATACCGCATTTAATGAAATTGATGAAGCAAGGTTTATTTCAGGTCGCATTAAGCAATGGCTTGAAGATGGCAATTCATTAGATGATGTTGCTTTACTGTATCGCTCGAATGCGCAATCGCGCTTACTAGAAGAAGCGTTATTACAAGCACGCTTACCGTATCGAATTTATGGTGGTTTACGCTTCTTTGAACGACAAGAGATTAAAGACGCATTAGCGTACTTACGCTTAATTAATAATCGTAATGACGATGCTTCATTTGAACGTATTATCAATACGCCAACTCGTGGTATTGGTAATAAAGCGTTAACACTAATTCGAGATTGTGCAAGAAGCCAAGGCTCTACACTCTGGGATGCTTGTATATATATGATTGAGCAAAACGAGTTAGCGGGTCGAAGTGCTAAGTCAATTAAAGCGTTTGTTGAATTAATTTTACAACTTGAAGATGATTCAACTAATTTAAATTTAGACCAACAAGCTAATCACGTAATTCAGCACAGTGGTTTAAAAGCTATGTATCAAGCTGAAAAGGGTGAGCGTGCGGCAGCAAGAATAGAAAACTTAAATGAATTAGTCACTGCTTGTTCTACCTATGAAGTTGACCCGGAAGTTGAAGAAGAGCTAACGCCACTTACTGCATTTTTAACTCATGCTTCGCTTGAAGCCGGAGAGTCACAAGCTGACGAATATGAGTCTGCAGTCCAATTAATGACACTGCATTCAGCTAAAGGCTTAGAATTTCCACTTGTGTTCATTGTGGGTATGGAAGAGGGGATGTTCCCGTCACAGCAATCTGCTGAAGACATTGTTCGCTTAGAAGAAGAACGCCGTCTTTGTTATGTTGGCATGACACGGGCAATGAAAAAACTGTATTTAACCCATGCTGAATCACGTCGTTTATACGGGCAAGAGAAGTATCATCGTCAAAGTCGTTTCTTAAAAGAAATTCCAGATAAGTTCATTGACGAAATACGGATGAAAAACCAAGTGGCTAAACCGAAAACGACTGGCCGGTTTAGCAATACTATTACTATGGAAACCTTTGAAAATACTGGCTTTAAATTAGGGCAGAGGGTAATGCATCAAAAATTTGGTGAAGGTGTAGTATTAAACTTTGAAGGCACTGGTGCACAGTCACGTGTTCAAGTTAATTTTGAGGCGCATGGGACTAAGTGGTTGGTTGTTGCTTACGCTAGATTAGAGGCGATTTAG
- a CDS encoding CBS domain-containing protein produces the protein MTSITKIMTTEVLTLTPQHSLSDARLMMMENRIRHIPIVNENKELMGLISQRDVLAAEESSLYGIKKDLRLEREQSIKIADFYHNNLVTIPPQASVHQAALYLQKHKIGCLPVVEDNKLKGLVTDSDFVNVAINLLEVMNEPEENQYS, from the coding sequence ATGACTAGTATTACTAAAATAATGACAACAGAAGTATTAACATTAACTCCTCAACATAGTTTGTCAGATGCTCGATTAATGATGATGGAAAATCGAATCAGACATATACCCATTGTTAATGAAAACAAAGAGCTTATGGGCCTAATCAGTCAACGAGATGTACTCGCTGCTGAAGAATCAAGTTTGTATGGCATTAAAAAAGATTTACGTCTTGAACGTGAGCAAAGTATCAAAATAGCGGATTTTTATCACAACAATCTAGTTACCATTCCGCCGCAAGCATCTGTTCACCAAGCTGCTCTATATTTACAAAAACATAAAATAGGCTGCTTACCAGTTGTAGAAGACAACAAGTTAAAAGGCCTAGTAACAGATAGTGACTTTGTAAATGTTGCGATTAATTTGTTGGAAGTAATGAATGAGCCAGAGGAAAACCAATATTCATAA